The DNA sequence CCGGCGCGGCGGGTTGCGGGCGGGGCCGTATTTTTGCCGCCACGCTTCCCTTTTATTTTCGATTCGCTGCTTATGGAAACCGGTACGGTTAAATTTTACGACGACGCCAAAGGCTTCGGCTTCATCATCCCCGACGGCACGGAGGAGGAAATTTTTGTGCATCAAACCGGCCTCATCCACGAAATTGAGGAGGGCGACCGGGTGCAGTTCAGCGTTAAAGCCGGCAAAAAGGGCCCCAACGCCGTCGAGGTGACGCGCATCGTGTAGCCCCTTTCATGCCCATTAAAAAGCCGGCCCCGCGCACTGCGGAACCGGCTTTTTTGCATTTTGCCGCGGGCCGTTATTTCTTCGCAGGGGCCTGGTACTTGGCCACGCGCACGCCCACGGCCATCAGCCCGGGCAGCTGGTCCTGGCGCATGAACTGCTCCAGCGTGAGGGTGTAGTTGCCGGGCTGGGCAAAGCGCTGGCGGGGCAGGGCCAGAATCTGGTGGTCGTAGATGTCGCCGGTGCCGCTGCCGCGGGGCTCGCCGGTTTTGGGGTCCATCAGCAGCATTTGGTGCAGCAGCGGGGCCCCTACGCGGCCGCCGGGGCCCGTCAGCGTAGCCTTCACATAAAGGTTGTAAAAGGGGTACACCGAGGCGTTGCGCACGTCGAAGTATACGTCGTAGCGCGCCGCCGTATCGGCAATAGCAAACGTGAAGGCGGGCTTGCGCTGCACATCCCATGAGTTGTTGGGGAAATCGGTATTCTCCTCAAACACGCGGTTAGGGTCGCAGCCGGCCAGGGCCAGCAGCCCCAGGGCCCCCACTAAGGCCCTGGGTCGGGCCAAAAAGCTCAAATCAAAAAAGCGAAGCATAAGCGTTTACTGTCAAAAACTTAGGCACCGGCCGGCGCGGGGCCAGCTCCAGGATTGGCGGC is a window from the Hymenobacter nivis genome containing:
- a CDS encoding cold-shock protein, which produces METGTVKFYDDAKGFGFIIPDGTEEEIFVHQTGLIHEIEEGDRVQFSVKAGKKGPNAVEVTRIV
- a CDS encoding gliding motility lipoprotein GldH encodes the protein MLRFFDLSFLARPRALVGALGLLALAGCDPNRVFEENTDFPNNSWDVQRKPAFTFAIADTAARYDVYFDVRNASVYPFYNLYVKATLTGPGGRVGAPLLHQMLLMDPKTGEPRGSGTGDIYDHQILALPRQRFAQPGNYTLTLEQFMRQDQLPGLMAVGVRVAKYQAPAKK